In Dictyoglomus sp., one DNA window encodes the following:
- the nusB gene encoding transcription antitermination factor NusB has protein sequence MSKERTRCREKILTYLFQKDMGQEIEVDFRDFSPYAQIFALKLWESCLKYKDFADKIISEFSYNWRIERLGIIERNALRMAICEILCFNDIPVGVSVNEAVELTKKYVGVSASRFVNGVLRNILRNWDKVLELKTKEEYVVGKDKRT, from the coding sequence ATGAGTAAAGAAAGAACAAGATGTAGAGAAAAAATACTTACTTATTTATTTCAGAAAGACATGGGACAAGAAATAGAGGTAGATTTTCGAGATTTTTCTCCTTATGCTCAAATTTTTGCTTTGAAACTATGGGAGTCTTGTTTAAAATATAAAGATTTTGCAGATAAAATAATATCAGAATTTAGTTATAACTGGAGAATTGAGAGACTAGGAATTATTGAAAGAAACGCATTAAGAATGGCTATTTGCGAGATTTTATGTTTTAATGATATCCCTGTAGGAGTTTCTGTAAATGAGGCTGTAGAACTAACTAAGAAATATGTAGGAGTTTCTGCAAGTAGATTTGTAAATGGAGTTTTGAGAAATATTTTAAGAAATTGGGATAAAGTTTTGGAGTTAAAAACAAAAGAAGAATATGTTGTTGGAAAAGATAAGAGAACCTAA
- the accB gene encoding acetyl-CoA carboxylase biotin carboxyl carrier protein → MREWSLEDIKEIIHLFTQTNLAELVLENGTIKLVLKRSNNITTNISTSVSSSVVEKKIEEVEDGHYISAPLVGVFYRAPAPGAPPFVNEGDLVEVGQTLCIIEAMKLMNEIKSDIRGRVKKILVENGQAVEYGQKLFIIEPE, encoded by the coding sequence ATGAGGGAATGGAGTCTTGAGGATATTAAAGAAATTATTCATCTTTTCACACAGACCAATCTTGCAGAGCTGGTATTAGAAAATGGAACTATAAAATTAGTACTCAAAAGATCAAACAATATCACTACAAACATATCTACTTCTGTTTCCTCAAGTGTGGTAGAAAAAAAGATTGAAGAAGTCGAAGATGGTCATTATATTAGTGCTCCTTTAGTTGGAGTTTTTTACAGGGCTCCTGCGCCTGGAGCTCCTCCTTTTGTAAATGAGGGAGATTTAGTAGAAGTAGGACAGACTCTTTGTATAATAGAAGCTATGAAGTTAATGAATGAAATAAAATCTGATATTCGTGGCAGAGTTAAGAAAATCTTAGTAGAGAATGGGCAAGCAGTAGAATATGGTCAAAAATTATTTATTATAGAACCTGAATAG
- a CDS encoding DUF2273 domain-containing protein, with protein sequence MMNWKKYRGRIIGTIIGIILAISFLTIGFWKTLFWVSLTVLGFIFGSLFDNKESFYEFWDRLKEIFINLGREK encoded by the coding sequence ATGATGAACTGGAAAAAATATAGAGGAAGAATAATTGGAACGATAATAGGGATTATTTTGGCCATATCTTTTTTAACAATAGGTTTTTGGAAAACCTTATTTTGGGTTAGTTTAACTGTTCTTGGTTTTATTTTCGGTTCTCTTTTTGATAATAAAGAAAGTTTCTATGAATTTTGGGATAGATTAAAAGAAATATTTATAAATTTAGGAAGGGAAAAATGA
- a CDS encoding alkaline shock response membrane anchor protein AmaP: MRINWYQRFFFFILGLGLSFLSLISIFGILQWEPILKIINWSTKGGIIFSLLLLIIFFIFGFIAFVSSLIYKENSMLSIGDTLGLGNIKISLQGLRNSIKDIAQYFSEIHEIKPEIRITRNKVDLVLRIKIPVGVDVTRIVNELQQRVKVYFEKVLNINLEKIEVVVEDIIIPVKRGK; the protein is encoded by the coding sequence GTGAGAATTAATTGGTATCAAAGATTTTTCTTTTTTATCTTAGGTTTAGGTTTATCTTTTCTTTCATTAATTTCTATTTTTGGTATATTACAATGGGAGCCGATTCTTAAGATTATTAATTGGTCTACAAAGGGAGGAATTATTTTTTCTCTTTTACTCCTAATAATCTTCTTTATTTTTGGTTTTATTGCTTTTGTTTCTTCTCTGATATATAAAGAAAATTCCATGTTAAGTATTGGAGATACTCTAGGTTTGGGAAATATAAAAATCTCATTACAAGGTCTTAGGAACTCTATTAAGGATATTGCTCAATATTTTAGTGAAATTCATGAGATTAAACCTGAAATTAGAATTACAAGAAATAAGGTAGATTTAGTACTTAGAATAAAAATACCTGTAGGTGTTGATGTGACTAGGATTGTGAATGAACTTCAGCAAAGAGTGAAAGTCTATTTTGAAAAGGTTTTGAATATTAATTTAGAAAAAATAGAGGTAGTTGTTGAAGATATAATTATACCTGTTAAGAGAGGTAAATGA
- a CDS encoding Xaa-Pro peptidase family protein, which yields MNLTKIQERMKKEEFDAILITSLKNIRYLTGFSGSTALLLVEPENSYIFVDSRYLEQVKTEVVNAEPILVTKDKSSVDFIKEKKDQRKWRRIGFEGNHISYNDWIKWKEVFNDCDFISLNGWVEDLRMIKTEGEIEIIKKALEIAEKALEKTLELIKPRVKEKDIAIELEYQMLKLGAEKPAFDTIVASGWRSALPHGKASNKEILPQEFIVIDFGAFYNGYNSDITRTVFLGNPKEEELLVYNIVLEAQNKAEKFIKDGVNIEFLDRSARDIIQENGFGEYFGHGLGHGLGLEVHENPRIAPKVEGTLKENMVITIEPGIYIPKKFGIRIEDLVVVKKEKGEILNSFPKELIIL from the coding sequence ATGAATTTAACGAAAATTCAGGAAAGAATGAAAAAGGAAGAGTTTGATGCTATATTAATAACAAGTTTAAAGAATATTCGTTACCTTACTGGTTTTTCTGGTTCTACCGCTCTTCTTTTGGTTGAGCCGGAAAATTCCTATATTTTTGTAGACTCAAGATATTTAGAGCAAGTAAAAACTGAAGTAGTAAATGCTGAGCCAATATTAGTAACTAAAGATAAAAGCTCAGTTGACTTTATTAAAGAGAAAAAAGATCAGAGAAAATGGAGAAGAATTGGTTTTGAGGGAAATCATATATCATATAATGATTGGATAAAATGGAAAGAAGTTTTTAATGATTGTGATTTCATCTCATTAAATGGCTGGGTAGAAGACTTAAGGATGATAAAGACTGAAGGGGAAATAGAAATTATAAAAAAGGCACTAGAAATTGCAGAGAAAGCTCTCGAAAAGACTTTAGAATTAATAAAACCAAGAGTAAAAGAAAAGGATATTGCTATAGAATTAGAATATCAAATGTTAAAGTTAGGTGCAGAAAAACCTGCTTTTGATACTATTGTAGCTTCTGGATGGAGATCTGCTCTTCCTCACGGAAAAGCAAGTAATAAAGAAATTCTCCCTCAAGAATTTATTGTTATCGATTTTGGGGCTTTTTATAATGGATATAACTCTGATATAACAAGAACTGTCTTTTTGGGAAATCCTAAAGAAGAAGAGCTTTTAGTTTATAATATAGTTCTAGAAGCTCAAAATAAGGCAGAAAAATTTATAAAAGATGGTGTTAATATTGAATTTTTAGACAGATCTGCTCGTGATATAATCCAAGAAAATGGATTTGGAGAATATTTTGGGCATGGACTAGGTCATGGTTTAGGTTTAGAGGTTCATGAAAATCCAAGAATTGCTCCTAAGGTAGAAGGTACGTTAAAGGAAAATATGGTAATTACTATAGAACCTGGAATATATATTCCAAAAAAATTTGGGATTAGAATAGAAGATTTAGTTGTAGTAAAAAAAGAAAAAGGGGAAATTTTGAATTCTTTCCCCAAGGAGCTAATAATATTATAA
- a CDS encoding type II and III secretion system protein, which translates to DEKTGLLIAQGKEEDLKVLEELIVRIDVPRKEEVAQVERELIKVEKDRDKYLISGDIKKVDIKEVIREIGKKTGINFVIDPKVSGEVELYLNRVELSEVLKILSGISNVSIEERDRITYVKPKEEKVVIPAEVVKTKIYGLRYIGLGDIQRAGGGLIKNLSLSYDEKTGLLIVQGKEEDLKVLEELISKIDIPKKEEATMVAESIRLFVLKYITVEDIKRVWNDLVERLKLSYDKDTKLLLARGSDSDLRSLEELISKIDREDVIRIKAGDIVEVSKPLLKVEKENGKLLISGDLRKADIREVIRELAKIGNISFIIDSRVSGEIDLYLVKVEWERALELISKAGRVNIEKKDNQAYYIVSPIEEKIVTVAEVKPQIRTEKKELNYITFDILKPLVSEKAKDVSFRYDPRTSILFMEGPSDQIDEVLRVIKEIDKPTPQVRVDVNVLEVTRGKTKDLGIDWSTGAISSGIKISAPADWSSLRVSMISTEVSIPAILKALETQQDAKILAQPSMTTLSDKQTKIMIGDRVPLVTTRPDGTREVTYIDAGIILEVTPKVNPDRTITALIRPQVSTLSGFVQGVPQISTREAQTTVTLLDGQTLAIGGLIRTEDIESVNKVPILGDIPIIGELFKSKSIKQTDKELVILITLKILQ; encoded by the coding sequence TGATGAGAAGACAGGCTTATTAATAGCTCAAGGTAAAGAAGAAGACCTAAAGGTATTAGAGGAGTTAATAGTGAGGATAGATGTACCAAGGAAAGAGGAAGTAGCACAAGTAGAGAGGGAGCTAATAAAGGTAGAGAAAGATAGAGACAAGTACCTGATAAGTGGAGACATAAAGAAGGTAGACATAAAAGAAGTGATAAGAGAGATAGGAAAGAAGACAGGAATAAACTTTGTAATAGATCCTAAGGTAAGTGGCGAAGTAGAGCTATACCTAAACAGGGTAGAGTTATCTGAGGTATTAAAGATACTAAGTGGAATAAGCAATGTAAGCATAGAGGAGAGGGATAGAATAACCTATGTAAAGCCGAAGGAAGAGAAGGTAGTGATACCAGCTGAAGTAGTAAAGACAAAGATATATGGATTAAGGTACATAGGGTTAGGGGACATTCAGAGAGCAGGTGGAGGACTAATAAAGAATCTAAGCTTATCCTACGATGAGAAGACAGGCTTATTAATAGTCCAAGGTAAAGAAGAAGACCTAAAGGTATTAGAGGAGTTAATAAGTAAAATAGATATTCCCAAGAAAGAAGAAGCTACTATGGTAGCGGAGAGTATTCGTCTATTTGTTTTAAAATATATTACTGTAGAAGATATAAAGAGAGTTTGGAATGATTTAGTAGAAAGATTAAAACTAAGTTACGATAAAGATACAAAACTTTTATTAGCAAGAGGTAGTGACTCAGATCTAAGAAGCCTTGAAGAATTAATCTCAAAAATAGATAGAGAAGATGTTATAAGGATAAAAGCTGGAGATATTGTGGAGGTCAGTAAGCCTCTTTTAAAAGTTGAGAAAGAAAACGGAAAATTATTGATCTCAGGAGATCTAAGAAAAGCAGATATTAGAGAAGTAATAAGAGAATTAGCAAAAATTGGTAATATAAGTTTCATAATAGATTCAAGAGTTAGTGGAGAGATAGATTTATACTTAGTCAAGGTTGAATGGGAAAGAGCATTAGAGCTAATAAGTAAAGCAGGAAGAGTAAATATTGAGAAGAAAGATAATCAAGCATACTATATTGTTTCTCCTATAGAAGAAAAAATTGTTACTGTTGCTGAGGTAAAACCTCAAATAAGAACAGAAAAGAAAGAACTTAATTATATTACTTTTGATATTCTAAAGCCTTTAGTTTCTGAAAAAGCAAAAGATGTTTCCTTTAGATATGATCCAAGAACAAGTATATTATTTATGGAAGGACCATCAGATCAAATAGATGAAGTATTAAGGGTTATAAAAGAGATAGATAAACCCACGCCACAAGTCCGAGTAGATGTAAATGTTCTTGAGGTTACAAGGGGTAAAACAAAAGATTTAGGTATTGATTGGAGTACTGGAGCTATAAGTTCAGGCATAAAGATTTCAGCTCCTGCAGATTGGTCTAGTCTAAGAGTAAGCATGATATCTACTGAAGTTTCTATTCCTGCAATCTTAAAAGCATTAGAGACCCAACAAGATGCAAAAATTTTAGCTCAGCCTAGTATGACTACTTTAAGCGATAAACAAACAAAAATAATGATTGGAGATAGAGTACCTTTAGTAACTACAAGGCCTGATGGGACAAGGGAGGTCACATATATAGATGCAGGCATAATTCTAGAGGTAACACCAAAAGTAAATCCTGATAGGACTATAACTGCATTAATTAGACCTCAAGTAAGTACTCTATCAGGTTTTGTACAAGGAGTTCCACAAATAAGTACGAGGGAGGCTCAAACTACAGTTACCTTATTGGACGGTCAGACATTAGCAATAGGTGGACTCATTCGCACTGAAGATATAGAGAGCGTTAATAAAGTGCCTATATTAGGAGATATTCCCATTATTGGAGAACTATTTAAATCTAAGAGTATAAAGCAAACTGATAAAGAATTAGTAATACTTATTACCTTAAAGATCTTACAATAA
- the accC gene encoding acetyl-CoA carboxylase biotin carboxylase subunit: MFKKILIANRGEIAVRIIRACQELGIKTVAVYSEADRESLHVQMADEAICIGPPPASQSYLNIPNIISAALITNAEAIHPGYGFLAESARFAEICEDHGLIFIGPNKETIEKLGDKAGAKKIMREAGVPLIPGSNGLVEDEKQALRIAKEIGFPVLIKATAGGGGKGMRIAYHPEDLIQNLRIAKMEAEKAFGNPGVYIEKYIEEPRHVEIQILGDKYGNIISLGERDCSIQRRHQKLIEESPSPAVDHKLREAMSRAAIRGAYRVGYVGPGTFEFLLDKNGHFYFMEVNTRIQVEHTVTEMATGIDIVKWQILVSAGEKINFKDVSLRGHTIECRINAEDPFDDFTPSSGKIVKFIPPGGPFVRVDTHLYEGYTVPPFYDSLLAKVIVWGKDREEAIERMKRALKEFVIVGVKTTIPLYLKILENNFFIKGQFSTNFLQRRILVEE, from the coding sequence ATGTTCAAGAAAATTTTAATTGCTAATAGAGGAGAAATAGCAGTTAGAATAATTAGGGCTTGTCAGGAATTAGGGATAAAAACTGTTGCTGTATATTCAGAAGCAGATAGAGAGTCATTACATGTTCAGATGGCAGATGAGGCAATTTGTATTGGGCCTCCACCAGCTTCTCAAAGTTATTTAAATATTCCTAATATAATTAGTGCAGCCTTGATAACAAATGCAGAGGCGATTCATCCTGGATATGGATTTTTAGCAGAATCTGCAAGGTTTGCAGAAATATGTGAGGATCATGGTCTAATATTTATTGGGCCAAATAAAGAAACAATAGAAAAACTTGGAGATAAAGCAGGAGCAAAAAAAATAATGAGAGAAGCAGGTGTTCCTTTGATTCCAGGATCAAATGGATTAGTAGAAGATGAAAAACAGGCTCTAAGAATAGCAAAGGAAATTGGATTTCCAGTATTAATTAAGGCAACTGCAGGTGGCGGTGGAAAAGGAATGAGAATTGCTTACCATCCTGAAGATTTGATTCAAAACTTAAGAATAGCTAAAATGGAAGCAGAAAAAGCCTTTGGAAATCCAGGAGTTTATATTGAAAAATACATAGAAGAGCCAAGGCACGTAGAAATTCAAATTTTAGGAGATAAATATGGAAATATCATTTCCCTAGGAGAAAGAGATTGTTCTATCCAAAGGAGACATCAAAAATTAATAGAGGAATCACCTTCTCCTGCTGTAGATCATAAATTAAGAGAAGCCATGAGTAGAGCAGCTATAAGAGGAGCTTATAGGGTTGGTTACGTAGGACCAGGAACTTTTGAGTTTCTTTTAGATAAAAATGGACATTTTTATTTTATGGAAGTAAATACGAGAATTCAAGTCGAGCACACCGTTACTGAGATGGCAACAGGGATTGATATCGTAAAATGGCAAATACTGGTATCCGCAGGAGAAAAAATAAACTTTAAAGATGTTTCCCTGCGAGGACATACTATTGAGTGTAGAATAAACGCAGAAGATCCTTTTGATGACTTTACACCATCCTCAGGTAAGATAGTGAAATTTATACCACCAGGTGGTCCTTTTGTAAGGGTCGATACTCATTTATACGAAGGTTATACTGTCCCTCCTTTTTATGATTCTCTCTTAGCAAAGGTTATAGTTTGGGGTAAAGATAGAGAAGAAGCTATAGAAAGAATGAAAAGAGCACTAAAAGAGTTTGTAATTGTAGGTGTAAAAACTACTATTCCTCTTTATTTGAAAATTCTTGAAAATAATTTCTTTATTAAAGGACAATTTTCTACAAATTTCTTACAAAGAAGAATCTTAGTTGAGGAGTGA
- the efp gene encoding elongation factor P yields the protein MISTNDFYPGLTIELDGEIYMVLEAQHVHMAQGQATVKVKLKNIKTGNVLRKTFKSEELVPQAFVDKKEAEYLYNNGEEYYFIDHETYEQYMLTSEQIGEALNYLKEGVVVNILFYDNAPIGIELPTTVILEVVETDPGLRGDTVSGGSKPAKLETGLVIQVPLFVQVGDKVVVDTRNAKYVERA from the coding sequence ATGATATCAACAAATGATTTTTATCCAGGTCTTACTATTGAATTAGATGGAGAAATATATATGGTCTTAGAAGCTCAACATGTCCATATGGCTCAAGGTCAGGCAACAGTCAAAGTAAAACTTAAAAATATTAAGACTGGAAATGTATTGAGGAAAACCTTTAAATCTGAAGAATTAGTTCCTCAAGCATTTGTAGATAAAAAAGAAGCAGAATATTTATATAATAATGGTGAAGAATATTATTTCATAGATCATGAAACTTATGAACAATACATGTTAACTTCCGAACAAATAGGAGAAGCTTTAAATTACTTAAAAGAAGGAGTAGTGGTAAACATACTGTTTTATGACAATGCTCCGATAGGAATTGAACTACCTACTACTGTAATTTTAGAAGTAGTAGAGACAGATCCTGGATTAAGAGGAGATACTGTTTCTGGAGGATCAAAACCCGCAAAGTTGGAAACAGGTTTAGTGATTCAAGTGCCTTTATTTGTCCAAGTAGGAGATAAAGTTGTTGTTGATACTCGAAATGCTAAGTATGTGGAAAGAGCATAA
- a CDS encoding AMIN domain-containing protein, producing the protein MKNINKKLLIFIFLSFIITTFAAITSLVSIQIKEPTPGSMEIVLFFSSPTIPKYSLNQKGTQLFLTLEKVENKIKGKSLEINKGFIGNINFQEDTKKGTLTLIFNFIGSIPKYNISSKLGSITLHISPQVATQVDTKSSVSKEEYKLLGISIDKKLNPPLIIINTENKLIPPYKTLLLKNPLRFVVDLQNTLDRSSVKSYNINVSPFITIRISQFSKDPLVTRLVFDLKVSYPKVGIKETDQGLVVGTEEILAKLPGRTVKVETTSIVSVTKEEPKEVVESNLPQTSKISPVSTSEKQMETPSKTTTDKFMQKVSLTFDRAEIRDVLKAMGQLIGMNIITDVGVQGRISVYLKDVTFKDAFYSLLAASDLGYIQQGEVLIVSTLDKMQKLESRELTTKIFPLKYFDSKKAKDLVSNINKNLIVATEENRNWLIISGPSSDIAKIESFVKSLDVPTEKVVTEVPVPPEKILVEKIDGNIYISTSLHGEDIKNVLQEIAKKTGRSVFIESNISSIVFVTLNRVLVDRALDLIIRGSGLSYEVKEGGEILVKRKTEEKAETPALVVTDLIKVDRIGNRLYITAELKKIDVREILKELGKKANINFVIDPKISGEVEFYVNKVPVEELLPLLGRIVGFSVEKVGEINYIKPFEEKAIPAEVVKTKIYGLRYIGLGDIQRAGG; encoded by the coding sequence TTGAAAAATATCAATAAAAAGCTTTTAATATTTATATTCCTTTCTTTTATAATAACAACCTTCGCAGCAATAACTTCTTTAGTAAGCATTCAAATCAAAGAGCCAACTCCTGGTTCTATGGAGATTGTTTTGTTTTTCTCATCACCAACAATTCCTAAATATAGTTTAAATCAAAAGGGAACACAACTGTTCTTAACTTTAGAAAAAGTTGAAAATAAGATAAAAGGAAAATCATTGGAAATAAATAAGGGCTTTATAGGAAATATAAATTTTCAAGAAGATACTAAAAAAGGGACTCTTACTTTAATTTTTAATTTTATCGGGTCAATTCCTAAATATAATATATCTTCAAAACTAGGAAGTATAACATTACACATTAGTCCGCAAGTTGCGACCCAAGTTGACACTAAATCTTCTGTTTCAAAGGAAGAATATAAATTATTGGGTATATCCATAGATAAAAAATTAAATCCTCCTTTGATTATAATAAATACTGAAAATAAATTAATACCTCCCTATAAAACTTTGTTATTAAAGAATCCTTTAAGATTTGTTGTAGACTTACAAAATACCTTAGATAGAAGTTCTGTTAAAAGTTATAATATCAACGTTAGTCCTTTTATTACCATAAGAATTTCCCAGTTTTCTAAGGATCCCTTAGTAACTCGTTTAGTATTTGATTTAAAGGTTTCCTATCCCAAGGTGGGTATCAAAGAGACAGATCAGGGATTAGTTGTGGGTACTGAAGAAATTCTTGCAAAACTTCCCGGAAGAACAGTAAAAGTTGAAACTACATCTATAGTGAGTGTTACCAAGGAAGAACCTAAAGAAGTTGTAGAATCGAATCTTCCTCAAACTTCTAAAATTTCTCCAGTTTCTACTTCTGAGAAGCAGATGGAAACTCCATCTAAGACTACTACAGACAAGTTTATGCAGAAGGTTTCTCTAACTTTTGATAGGGCAGAGATAAGAGATGTATTAAAGGCAATGGGACAACTTATAGGGATGAATATTATAACTGATGTTGGTGTTCAAGGAAGAATAAGTGTTTATTTGAAAGATGTAACCTTTAAAGATGCTTTTTATTCTTTACTTGCTGCAAGTGATCTTGGGTATATACAGCAAGGAGAAGTTTTAATAGTAAGTACTTTAGATAAGATGCAAAAACTTGAAAGTAGAGAGCTTACCACAAAAATTTTTCCACTAAAATACTTTGATTCTAAAAAGGCAAAGGATCTTGTAAGTAATATCAATAAAAATCTTATTGTGGCTACAGAAGAGAATCGGAATTGGTTAATTATATCTGGTCCGTCTTCAGATATTGCTAAAATCGAAAGTTTTGTTAAATCTTTAGATGTTCCCACAGAAAAAGTTGTTACTGAAGTTCCTGTTCCTCCAGAAAAAATTTTAGTTGAAAAGATCGATGGTAATATTTATATCTCCACGAGTTTACATGGAGAAGATATCAAAAATGTTTTACAGGAAATTGCCAAAAAGACAGGTAGAAGTGTGTTTATTGAGAGTAATATAAGTAGTATCGTCTTTGTTACCCTTAACCGTGTTTTGGTAGATCGAGCTTTAGATTTAATAATTAGAGGAAGTGGATTATCTTATGAAGTTAAGGAAGGGGGAGAAATATTAGTTAAAAGAAAGACAGAAGAAAAAGCAGAAACCCCAGCTTTAGTTGTTACAGATTTGATAAAAGTAGATAGAATTGGAAATAGGTTATATATTACTGCAGAATTGAAAAAAATTGATGTAAGAGAAATTTTGAAAGAATTAGGTAAAAAAGCTAATATAAATTTTGTAATAGATCCCAAAATTTCAGGAGAGGTTGAATTTTATGTTAATAAAGTACCCGTTGAGGAATTGCTTCCTCTCTTAGGCAGGATAGTAGGATTTAGTGTAGAAAAAGTAGGAGAAATTAATTATATAAAACCATTTGAGGAAAAAGCGATACCAGCTGAAGTAGTAAAGACAAAGATATATGGATTAAGGTACATAGGGTTAGGGGACATTCAGAGAGCAGGTGG
- a CDS encoding Asp23/Gls24 family envelope stress response protein, with protein MKEELSYGSVKISKEVISIIAGIAAQEVKGVSRIGDSLPSAFERLVSGIPIGRGIKVELKDKDVYIFIPIYLLPNYSFPEVSREVQAHVKEVVESMTGLNVQEVNILIKGIYLGEKNKKEEKK; from the coding sequence ATGAAAGAAGAACTCTCCTATGGATCTGTTAAAATTTCTAAGGAAGTAATCTCAATTATAGCAGGAATTGCTGCTCAGGAAGTAAAAGGTGTTTCAAGAATAGGAGATAGTCTTCCTTCTGCTTTTGAAAGATTAGTTTCAGGAATTCCCATAGGAAGAGGAATAAAAGTTGAGCTTAAGGATAAGGATGTATATATTTTTATTCCTATTTACTTGTTACCAAATTATTCTTTTCCAGAAGTTTCGAGAGAAGTACAAGCTCATGTAAAAGAAGTTGTGGAAAGTATGACGGGACTTAATGTTCAAGAAGTTAACATTTTGATAAAAGGTATATATTTAGGAGAAAAGAACAAAAAGGAGGAGAAGAAGTGA